GTTTTCACCTCATTTCAAAGTCCAAGTTGTGCTTGAGGCTCTAAAAGGGGAGAGATCCCAGGCACAGATCTGCAGGCAATACAACATCTCCTGTGAGCTTTTGAGGCAGTGGAAGAAGCAGTTCTTGAAGAGAACACACCTGATCTTT
This Candidatus Poribacteria bacterium DNA region includes the following protein-coding sequences:
- a CDS encoding transposase translates to FSPHFKVQVVLEALKGERSQAQICRQYNISCELLRQWKKQFLKRTHLIFTPGANSEEHQFLSLAQSW